CTGCGTGCAGTGGAAGGGCCGCTCGCCCGTGTGGATGCTCTGGTGGCCCTTGAGCCGCTCCAGCCGCGAGAAGCTCTTGTCACACTGGTTGCAGTGGTagggcttctctccggtgtggatCCGCCGGTGCTCCTTCAGGTGTCCCGATTCGGAGAAGCTCTTCCCGCACTGGAAGCACTGGTAGGGCCGCTCGCCCGTGTGTGTTCTGTGGTGCCGCTTCAGGTCGCCCGATCTGAAGAAGCTCTTCTCACAGAGCGTGCAGCGGTGAGGCCGTTCTCCGGTGTGGATGCGCTGGTGGCCCCGCAGGTGCCCGGAGTCGGAGAAGGTCTTGTCGCACTGCAGGCACTTGTAGGGCCGCTCTCCGCTGTGGATCCTCAGGTGGCGCTTCAGGTCTCCGGAGCGGTAGAAGCTCTTGGCACACTGTGGACACTGGTAGGGCCGCTCGCCCGTGTGCATCCTCTCGTGCTGCTTGAGGTGGCCCGAGTCGGAGAAGTTCTTGCCGCACTGCAGGCAGTGGTAGGGCCGCTCGCCCGTGTGGATGCGCTCGTGTCTCTTCAGGTCCCCGGAGGTGGGGAAGTTCTTGCCGCACTGGAAGCAGGGGAAGGGCCGCTCTCCGCTGTGGATCCGCTGGTGCCGCTTGATGTCGTTGATCCGGAAGTATTTGCCGCAGTCCTGGCAGTGGTACGGCCGGTCCGCAGAGGGACGACTGGGGGTCTTGGCCGGATCCGAGAGAGACAGGCTTTTAGGGTTCGATGCGCCGCAGCAAGCCGTGAGACACTCTCCGGTCTGCTGCTGCAGGTGCTGAGCTGTGGAGAGAAACAGAGTCAACCGCAGTCCGCTCCAGGTGTACACATACATGTAAGAAACACATGAAACATTTCAGTGTCAAGATATCATATTCATTCCCATCTTAACCAGCATCAGTGATGATAAAATGTAGCTGAATAAATTCACTGGTGGACAATAATGGGTGACAGACAGATTATTAGCACATTTTATAGATCTAATTAAAGGGACTTTCATCTCATCGTTCTGATccgcagaagaaagtcagtcgGTAAATCTGACAGAATGATGATGTTTGTCTGAATGTCCCTCTAAGTGACCGCACACCATCAATTATGACTTTAAAACACCCAATGATAAAACTTTCTAATCCATATTTTACATTAACCCATATAAAACTGAAAGGGTGTTAGTTCTtgcatttataaatgaaatacttTAAGACCTACTCAGGGTTAATGCCACGACTGCAAGCGGAAAAACAGCTTACAAGTTATGAGATTGAAAATGATTGTGTCATTAACACAAGACAAGTGTTTGTGCGtttatgtatctgtgtgtgtgtttacgtatctgtgtgtgtgtgtgtgtgtgtgtttatgtatctgtgtgtgtttatgtatctgtgtgtgtgtttacgtatctgtgtgtgtttatgtatctgtgtgtgtgtttacgtatctgtgtgtgtgtgtgtgtgtttatgtatctgtgtgtgtttatgtatctgtgtgtgtttatgtatctgtgtgtgtgtttatgtatctgtgtgtgtgtttacgtatctgtgtgtgtgtgtgtgtgtgtttatgtatctgtgtgtgtgtttacgtatctgtgtgtgtgtgtgtgtgtgtgtgtttatgtatctgtgtgtgtgtttacgtatctgtgtgtgtgtgtgtgtgtgtgcgtttatgtatctgtgtgtgtgtttacgtatctgtgtgtgtgtgtttatgtatctgtgtgtgtgtgtgtgatttagagctgcacgattaataGTTAAAAGATCGTAATCTTGATTTAAACACCCACACAACCTCATCTCTAAATAACAATGAGTCTATAAAACTTCATatataattcattcaaattaagCACTTTTAAATGGTTCACAGCTTCTAGTAAAGTAAACACTATTTGGTTTAGTTCGGAATCGTGATGTCTTTTGGACACAAAAAAATCTcaattttctcagaattgtgcagctctagtgtgtgtgtgtgtgtgtgtgtgtgtgtgtgtgtgtgtgtgtgtgtgtgagagagagagagcgattgtgtgtgtgtgtgtgtgtgtgagaccccaaagaactagttaattagaGACAGATCTCAaatctctcttttctgtccaagatactagaaaaggtggtatcctcacaattatattccttcttagagaaaaatggtatatgtgaggatttccagtcaggatttagaccgtatcatagtactgagactgctcttcttagagttacaaatgatctgctcttatcatctgatcgtgggtgtatctctctattagttttattggatcttagtgctgcgtttgacacaattgaccacaacattcttttgcatagacttgaacactttgttggcatcagtggaagtgcattagcatggtttaaatcgtacttatatgaccgccatcagttcgtagcagtgaatgaagatgtatcctatcgatcacaagtgcagtatggagtacctcaaggctcagtactagggccgctactcttcacgctttatatgttacccttgggagatatcatcaggaaacatggtgttagctttcactgttatgctgatgatactcagctctatatttcttcgcagcccggtgaaacacaccaatttcaaaaactaatggattgcatagttgatataaaaaactggatgacgagtaatttcttactgctaaattctgaaaaaacagaggtgttaattataggacctaaaaactctgcttgtaataacctagaacactgtctaagacttgatggctgctctgtcaattcttcatcatcagttaggaacctaaggGTGTGCTATTTgaccgcaatctttccttagaaagccacgtttctagcatttgtaaaactgcatttttccatctcaaaaatatatctaaattacggcctatgctctcaatgtcaaatgcagaaatgttaatccatgcatttatgacctcagggttagattattgtaatgctttattgggtggttgttctgcacgcttagtaaacaaactacagctagtccaaaatgcagcagcaagagttcttactagaaccaggaagtatgaccatattagcccggtcctgtcaacactgcactggctccctatcaagcatcgcatagattttaaaatattgcttattacttataaagccctgaatggtttagcacctcagtatttgaatgagctccttttacattataatcctctacgtccgctacgttctcaaaactcaggcactttgataatacctagaatatcaaaatcaactgcaggcggcagatccttttcctatttggcgcctaaactctggaataacctacctaacattgttcgggaggcagacacactcttgcagtttaaatctagattaaagacccatctctttaacctggcatacacataacatactaatatgcttttattatccaaatccgttaaaggatttttaggttgcattaattaggtaaaccggaaccggaaacacttcccataacacccgatgtacttgctacatcattagaagaatggcatctacgctaatatttgtctgtttctctcttgttccgaggtcaccgtggccaccagatccagtctgtgtccagatcagagggtcactgcagtcacccggatccagtacgtatccagaccagatggtggatcagcacctagaaaggacctctacatccctgaaagacagcggagaccaggaccactagagccccagatacagatcccctgtaaagaccttgtctcagaggagcaccaggacaaaaccacaggaaacagatgattcttctgcacaatctgactttgctgcagtctggaattgaactactggtttcgtctggtcagaggagaactggccccccaactgagcctggtttctcccaaggtttttttctccattctgtcaccgatggagtttcggttccttgccgctgtcgcctctggcttgcttagttggggacacttcatctacagcgatatcgttgacttgattgcaaataaatgcacagacactatttaactgaacagagatgacataactgaatccaatgatgaactgcctttaactatcatttttgcattattgacactgttttcctaatgaatgttgttcagttgctttgacgcaatgtattttgtttaaagcgctatataaataaaggtgacttgacttgagagagagagagagagagagtgtgtgtgtgtgtttagacacTCACCGAAATGAAAGAAGTCCTCCACACTCTCGTCTTCCTCTTTGACTCGGACCCCCTGCGGACGCCTGTAGCGCTCAAACGGGTCTGAGGGCAGAAACTTCGCGCTAGAGGAGAGAGACTGGGGCAGTTTAGTGTTTGTCGACAGAGCCTGTGGCAGTTTGTTCCCGAAGTCCTAAAACAGAGTGAAtaacatctcacacacacacacacacacacacacacacacacacacacacacatcgcggCCGCGTCAACCGGGACCGACAGGAACATATTCCACAAACACACGCTCCAGATTAAACTCATTCTGACAGCCACTTCATCACCGTTAATCGAACAGAGTGAAACATTATAACCGCAGAACACTTACCAGATCCATCCTACTGGTCCATTTGTGTAAATTATCAACGAAATTCATCGATGAGCAGGAGAAAGAGCAGAAATTTGATATTCACCGGAACTCGCTTCTGTTTTCACGAGCACAATAAacaacagcgccacctgctgtagaggaggacacacacactctctctctctgtctctctctctctctctctccctctccctctctctctctcaattcaattcagaaagctttattggcatgacaaaaaaaatacattttgtattgccaaagcatcaaaaaacaacatagaaattgattttgaacattaactacaccaaacattataataatagttaaataaaataagataaaccataatattataagattaataaataaaataagaaggaTTATAATGCCGACATcatgtacataaaacacaaaaactaaaataaactaacactgaacttggaatttaacattatatacatgtgtgtaggtctgatggggtgttaggctgtgagtgtgtgtgtgtgtgtttgtgtgtgtgtgtgtgtgtgtgtgtgtgtgattgggtgtgttaggctgtgagtgtgtgtgtgtgtgtgtgtgtgtgtgtgtgtgtgtgtgtgtgattgggtgtgttaggctgtgagtgtgtgtgtgt
This is a stretch of genomic DNA from Carassius carassius chromosome 10, fCarCar2.1, whole genome shotgun sequence. It encodes these proteins:
- the LOC132152226 gene encoding zinc finger protein 239-like, which translates into the protein MNFVDNLHKWTSRMDLDFGNKLPQALSTNTKLPQSLSSSAKFLPSDPFERYRRPQGVRVKEEDESVEDFFHFAQHLQQQTGECLTACCGASNPKSLSLSDPAKTPSRPSADRPYHCQDCGKYFRINDIKRHQRIHSGERPFPCFQCGKNFPTSGDLKRHERIHTGERPYHCLQCGKNFSDSGHLKQHERMHTGERPYQCPQCAKSFYRSGDLKRHLRIHSGERPYKCLQCDKTFSDSGHLRGHQRIHTGERPHRCTLCEKSFFRSGDLKRHHRTHTGERPYQCFQCGKSFSESGHLKEHRRIHTGEKPYHCNQCDKSFSRLERLKGHQSIHTGERPFHCTQCGKNFFRSGELKRHQRIHSGERV